DNA sequence from the Lagenorhynchus albirostris chromosome 5, mLagAlb1.1, whole genome shotgun sequence genome:
ataataataataaaaataccaggAGAGCACGttggaagaaaaacaggaaaatttgtttaaaaaaactaaaagccgTTCAAAGAAATGCAATGTTAGCCACAGAAGTTCTTTTTAGAAACCACATCTTCAGTTCAACGTTTTTATGGTATTTACATTAATTTTGGTTGAAAAGAACCACATAGATAATACTTTCAGTAATTTTTGAgtctaaaataattatgtttctcTGTATGCTCATAAAATAACAATACTCCCTGTATTTGctgatttaaaggaaaaaaatagttcgTAAGTGCCAAATGTGCGTCTAGAAATTCCCTGGTTTCTTGCTGTCAGTGGCAGAGTTAAAGTGACTCACTGCGTCTGTATGAATCTGTACCTGcgtcattgccaaatccaaactcgtcttaatcatttttattctaGAAAGCACTGAAACTTCTCAAGTGTATAAATAGTCATCTGTCAACAATGCATGCAGGCGCTGCTTCACAGACCCAGCCGCCCTTCTCCTGGTCCACCGTCTGGGGACATCACTCAGCCTCCTTGTGGCCGGTGGGCTCTGACTGAGTTCCAGCTGACAGCCGAGCAGCAGGGACGCAGCACCTGCAGAGGCTGCTCCCGCCCCGCTTCCCTGCGGCAGCCCGGTGGCCCTGGGGAGACAGAGGAGCCTCTAGTAGCTGGTCCCCGAACGCCTGCATGGAGGAGGGATCCTCTGTCCCTCTACTCAGACATCCACCCCGCGCCCTGCCCGCCCCATCAGCTAGAGCCTCTTTCCACTTTATACTCAGGCAGTAAATACACTTCTCTGTGTTTGTGCCTTTGAACAGTTCGGGGTCTGTTTGTTTCTGCGGTCAGCCTACCCCAGTGCACCCAGTGAGCGGTTAGGTTTCGTCTCACACCTTCATCCTGAAATACCGCTCAGCGTCCCTGGTTTCTGTTCACCTCCTGATGTTAGCTTCTGTTCCGTAATGGGAGCTGGTTTAGAAGCGTTCTTCCCGGACACCGAGCTTTTGTTCCGAACACCCTGTCCTTGGGGTGGTTTCCCGGCAGCGATGATTAACTCTGCTTCGCGGAGGCTCTGTCACACTCGCCACGTCCCTCTCCATCCTGGGATCTGGACGGTGGGTGTCTGCCAGAGCTCCCGCTCTGACCTGCTATGGCCGCTCCAGAACATTCCGTCCCGGGGGTGTCTGTgcgcacagcaggtgctcagacTCCATTTGGACGTGCTCGGGGCGGAGCCTTTACTCAGCTGCAGGTCCTCCAGCCCAGGGACTTGCCAGGCCTGTCCCTCCAGGAGGCTCCACTCGGAGCAGGTGATGGGACAGCAGACTGCAGAGGCCGGCTGTCCAAACCATGCTTCCAGAGAATTGAGACCTAGGGTGTGGAATACGGGAAACATTGTCGCTTTTGCTATACAAGCTCTACCTATTAATTGCATAAAAACAtacaattaataaacaaaaagtagaaaaagacacAGCTCCATCACACAGAAAAACGACTGACATATCTGTATCTGCACGAACACACAGAACTATGCACACTGTCCTGTAGAGTCCGGGGATGCCATGTGTGGTCTCTCCTATACAATTTTTCATGGAATAACTATATCACTAGCAGTCTTCAAGATCAATAATGTAGATCTACTGGGTCATTGTAATAGTGTTGAGAATGACGTTGTTTTGAATACATAAAATTTGTAGATTGATCCTGTATTGTTGAGCACTTATTTGCTCTGATTTTAGCTCTAATAAGAAGGCTGTGCAAACACTGTTGGGCGTATATTTGGGGCACGTCTCTCATTATATCCTCAGGATTAATTCTAAGAAGTCAGAGAGATTTTTTGGTGGATTTTATCAATGTATCCCACAGAAACAAGGGACAAAAGCTCCGATGTCCACCATGTTCCCTCCACACCGGGAATGACATCCTTTTTAACGCCTGCTAATCTGATCACTGAAACACGGTCTATTTACAGTTTTATGTATGGCGTTGAGCTATTTTCACATAATTGACCACTTGCTGTTCTTCTTGTTAATTGCCTGTTGCCTTATCATCTgttttttcttagtcttttttaaattgatatatagACGTCCTTTAAATAGCAGGACGTTAACCCTTTGTTTGTTCTACTTGccgcaaatatttctcccagtttgtcatatgccttttcactttgtttgggtttttgtcgTTGTTTGTTTCAATCTGTCAGTCTTTCTTCCCGCCCTGATTTATGCCTTTATCCTCAGTAGTTACCATAACGGTGTCAGGTACTCTGTGTTTACGTCTGTGTTTGATTTTTACGTTCAGCTCTTTAAATCTTGGACACTTTTCTGGTTCACGGTGCAAGGTGAATTCCCTGCCCATGGAATACATGAGGGACCCTCAGAAGCTGGTAGACTTCAGGGAgaccccacccctcctgcccacAAGGCAGGCGCGCACGCTGGTGCTGTGGTGACAGGACCAGAGCCTGCTCGTGTCTCCCTGGGCTGCACCTCCCTCTCGGTAGGTAAATCCACCCACCCTTAAGCGGGGATTGTATTAGAAATGTTGTTGCGGAGCTCAGCCTTAACTTTATGTAGAAAAAGAACTGTTTCATTACATACAATCTCAAATTAATTCCATTCCTCCAAGGGCGAGACCCTGGACCCGGCTGTGGGTCGTTTAAGAGAGGATGCTTTATCCAGACATAGAGCAAAGTTAGTAGCTATGAAGGATGCATCacacagatttattttctcacattctttgCAGTGTTGGACATCTTTCGCCTGACATTGATGGCCTGTGACCACTCTGTGGCCATCTGCCACCCCCTGCACTGCACAGTCGTCATGAACCGCTGGTACTGTGGACCGCTGGTACTGATGTCCTGGATCATGAGTGTCCTGAATTCCTTGTTACAAAGCTTAACAACATTACGACTGTCCTTCTGCACAAACGTTGAAATCCCCCACTTTTTCTGTGAACTCAGTCAGATGATCCAACTTGGCTGTCTGACACCCTTCTTAATAACATACTGATGCATTTTGCAGCTGTCCTGCTGGGTGGCGGTCctgttttttggtattttttgttCATATTCCAAAATAATTTCCTCCATACGTGGAATTTCATCAGCTCAGGGGAAGTATAAAGCATTTTCCACCtgtgcaaaaaaaaccccaaaccaaaacaaaagacaagatgTTCTGAGCTGTAGGTGCCTGGGGACCCCAAGGACCTCATGGCAGGAAAACAGCTGGCAAAGAAAGTGCCCCAGGGAGGGGAAACCTCGAAGGAAGATTGGAGCCCTCCAGAGACTGTCCATTAAACAGAAAAACATCCTTCCGACGCCAACTTGGCTCCGCAGCCTGGATGGTAACAGACAAAAGCCTAGTAACCAAACGGGCGGGCGTCCAGGAACTCTAATGCAGCCTCAGCTCATCGACCGGGGTGGACACTGGAGGTTCTAGGAGTGACTGGGTCATAAGACTCTGCTCAGTTTATCATCTTAAGACGATGAGCTGAACTCTCACACGGAGCCGGCTGGAGCGAGTCCATGCACCGCCGGACGACGAACAGGCGAGTCCTTCCATCCCACAGACCTGCTTCGGGCCGAGACGGAGGAAATGGCATGAGGTCCTGGGCAACTGTCGTGCTGTCTGCAGAAGGAGGACGGGAAACAGTGGCCGGGCCATGACCAGGATGGGAACAGCACTGCTGGGTGGCCGCCGCGAGGCCAGCATCTCCCAGCACAGCTTGCCCAGCTGGCCGCGCTCCTGTCCCTGGTCTGCCGGCCTTGGCCGAGCTCTCCTCTCTTCACTTGCCTGCAGTGCCTCCCAGGGACCCACCTTGTTGGGGGTGATTAAGCAACTCGAGGTTTGCTGCCTACACCTCTCCCTGGACTCCTGCAGGCGCACCTGTGTTGGTCAGGGCTCCTCAGAAACAACAGGGTGTGTATACAGAGAAAGAGGTATTACAAGGATCGGTCCACGTGAGCGGGGAGGCCGAGAAGTCCCAAGACCTGTGGGGTGGGTCGGCAGGCTGGGACTCACGAGAGTGGGTGCTTTAGTTCACGCCAAGGGTGGAGAAGGGTCGATGTCCTGTTTCAGAGGACGTCCGGCAGGAGAATTCTTTCTAACTCGGGGGAGGTCAGTCTGATGGGACGAGGAGGACAGTCTCAGTtcacagatttaaatgttaatctcatccagaaatacCCAGAATAACGTCGGACCAAAGACCTGGGCACCCCatgacccagtcaagttgacacataaaattaaccgtcaCAGCACCCAACTACCATCGAGTCCTCTGCATCTAGATGCTACCAGGCACCTCCAAGCCAACAAGTCCACGGTAAGCGTCTGCCCCGCTCCCCAAGCCCACCGCAGGGAGCAGCTGTCCCACTGGCCCCTCACTCATGCGGGAGCCTGGGACCCACTCTCCACGCTTGTTTCTTGCTCGCCCAGCGTCCAAGCTGTCAGCACATGTTGGTTCTACCCCCGAAACACCCAGAATCTGGCCTCTTCTTGGcgtccccctgccccgccccctcgccTCGTGGCACAGACGGTGAGCCTTGCACTGAGAGCCACGTTCCCAGCCTCTGCTAGAGTGCACTGCAGCTGCCCCCGCCAgagcccctcctcccaggcccctgcACCCGCTGGCCCCATGGGAAGTGGGCAGCAGGGGGGTGCCCACTCCTGGCCTGGCCCATCCGTCCCCATCGGACAGTGGAGGCACCCAGGGGAGTCCTGGCACTGCAGACCCCAGCAGCCTGGGATCCCGAATGGCTGCGTGGAGCACTCGCCGTCCGAGCCCGAGTGTGTCTACTGCAGCCGGAGCTACCTGAGCGAGCAGGTCGTCAGTCGTCCCCAcaccctccatccccccaccctccGCATCAGCATCACAGTCTGATCTTGAAGTCCTCCCTGCAGCGTTGGGTCACACATTAACTCAGaagccctcccccagctccttgcTTTGCTTCCCTGCTTCAAGCATCTGTGCTGCACCCTCACCAGTGAGAGCcggtgtgtgggctctgtgtTTGTGTCTGTCTCTCCTTGAGGAAAGGACCGAACCTCCAgccacccccatccccgccccccaTGAGCTCGGGAGTGTATTACTGGGTGAGAAAGCAAGGTGAGAAGTTTCAGCACAGCAAATCGTGACCAGGACCACCCTGGAGGCCCAAGGCGGTGCCAGGCAGGGAGCCGGgggtgagtggggtgggggaggaacagCTCCTGGGTAGGATGGTAATGCATCCCTGCCTGGTGgtttgggagggcagaggggagggtcCTCCTGGCCTGGGGGGAAGCTGTTAGCAAGAAGCCATCTAAACCAAAAGCcatcagaggggcttccctggcggtccagtggttaagacttcaccttccaatgaagggggtgtgggttcgatccctggtcggggagctaagatcccacatgccttggggacaaaaaaatcaaagcataaaacagaagcaatattgtaacaaattcaataaagactttaaaaatggtccacatcaaaaaaaatctttaaaaaaaaaagcaacacccATCAGAGCGTTAAATTTTCAGAATCTTCAGAGCACGGAGCCTCCACGGGCGCAGAGTCCGAaaggcagggggcggggccaggccaGGCTCACGTGGTCCAGGAGCCTCCACGGGGCGGGCGCAGTCTGAaaggcagggggcggggccaggccgGGCTCACGTGGTCCAGGAGAGGTTGGGCTCCGCGGGgagcaggccaggccaggccacccCTGCtttaagtcagagaaggacatcCCAGCAGGGTCCACGTGGACACAGGGGGAGCCACGGACACCCACGGATCCAGCTCTCGCAAGCTCCTGGGTTTGAGATCTCTCCATAATAAAGAATGGGAAGGTACGACAATTCAAACAAGGGAATTCACTTCCAGCCATGATGGAGGAATAGGGACCAAATTTGCCCCCTTGCTTGGAACAACTGAAAAACCCAGGAgagacaaaatacatgaaacaatggTTCTCAAGGTTGGGGTCAGACAAGGgtcagacaaggaaggacagcCATCCCAGAGAGACGGGAGACCCTGCGATGCCCCGGGCTgcggtgaggggaggggagaggcccaAGGACAGGTTGACCTGAGCCGTCTCTGCAAACCTTTGTGACCAAAACCTACGGCATCCTCAGAAACAGAGCCCTTGAGAGCTATGCTGGTGTGGAGCCCAGGGTGGGGGCCCTGGACTGTTTGAGCTCAGGGTGGTCctcagggaggggctgggccaaGGGGAGGGGCTGGAAGCCCCTTTCATTccaccatccccccccccccgccttgtGTTTTGTGCAGGggtcctcccctcccaggagcagaCCACCGCTCCGCTCCGGGTGAGCCCAGGGAATGCGGCCAGCAGAGCCTGCATATGGTGCCGGCGgccttgggtggggtgggggcggggaggagggccaGCTCTAAAGGGAGGGGTTGCCAGGGAGGCCAGAGCAGCGGTGCAGGAACGGAAGGGCCACgctgctctcttcctcctccaccctgCCGGTGGGTCATGGCCAGGGCGAGACATGTGAGCCCAAGTCTGCCATCAGGTTGGGCAGGAAAGTGCACCTGTCAGGACTGCCCAGAGCGTTCTTCTCATCCCTGTGGGCGCCCTGAGCCCCCTGGAGATGCAGGGGGGCACGGCGTGGAGACAGCCCAGGGTGGCAGTGCCGTGGCTCCGGAAAAGGAGGTGGCTGCAGAGCTGAGACGACATTGAAGAAGAATCCCAGGGACAGAGGGCAGTGCAAGGGCGACTTCCAGGCACAAGCTGcaagggcagggcaggagcaGCTGCTGCCCCGCTGCACAGGCGAGGCATGTCCCGCATCCTGTGCCGCGGGCCCAGTGCCTGCACCTCACGGCGCTGGCAGCGCCCAGCCTGCCTCAGTCAGACGCTGTGAGCCGAAGGCTCTGCTGGTTTTACTGCACTAGAGCTGCTGGGACAAGAACAGTCACATTCAACTCCTTTCTGCCGAGTGCCCTGAGCTGGGGTGGCACACCCAGCACGGGAAGCCGCCCTGCAAACAGTAAGGCTGGTGCCGCGCTCCCACGTACTGAGAGGTCTGCTACGGAAGCCCGACTCCAACCCAGACTTGAGTCACCCGCTTCCACCTCTGGGCTCCTTGAATCCCAAATGAGCcatgagaacaaaacaaaaagccatttCTTTACTGTCGACGTGAAGACAAAACCCCAGAGCTGACCTGGGGGGCAGAGACGGCTCCGCTTGTCGACGTTTATCTCTCTTCCTGCACCTTCTGGCTTCCTCTATTCGTGGAAGGCCAGGACTGAGCTGCAGCAGAATGAAAGGAAACGCGGGACTGCAGGCGTTCTCGGCAGAGCGGGGACGGCAGCTGCTCCAGAAATCCTGAAGGAAAAATGGTTTCCCATGAAACATCTGCTTGTCAGAGAGGCAAATGAGAGGCAGTTTTAGGAAAGGTCAGTGTACCAAGCACTCGTTTGCAGACAGCCActtccttcttccccctcctccacccaagGTCATCTGGGTggccttttaaaattctttttgagaATAGTGACTTGGTTGTTTTTTATAGGAGGGATGCATGCACATTGTAAAGAGTCAAACAATTCCAAAGGTTACGAGAGagagcaaaaacagacaaaaaattcaCTGCCAACCCCACGGCCAGAAATACCCCTTGTTCTCGTCGGGGGAAGCAGGTCCCGTGCAGACCACCGACAGACTGGCCGCTGGGTTACACAGGTGGATAGGCAGAGGGATAGAGCGCAAGGACCTTCGCTGGTTttaacagaagaaagagaaatcgaAGACTGCTAAGCTTCACGTAAATGAATCTTTGTCACAAGAGATTATCTCTGAAAGACCCTCCAAAGAGAACCAGAAAAGCCCCAAATAAAAAGACTCCAGGTTGGGACCAGCTTTCCCTACCACACAGCACGCCTGTCAGGTGTGTGAGTAGACAGCCAGACCTAGGATGGAGGAGAAATCGGAAAAAGGCCCATGTACATCAACGAGTTAGTATATGGCAAAGGAGACCTCTCACGTCCCTGGGTCAAAGGGGATTTTAATAAACGGTGTGGAGCGTGGGATGGGCTTTGGGAGAGAGTAAAGTGAATCCACCCCCGGGGCGGGCGCTAGTGGTGGAAGAAACAGGTGAGGGAGGTTAAAAGGTAATGGAAAAAaacgaagaaagaaagaagtacagCCAAGCTTCCCAGAAGAAAGAACAGTCTTTCTCGGGAAACTTCTTTGGAAGTCGTACGGTCCAATTTTCTTCCATGTAAGGGAAGACAAGGACAAGCGTGTAACAAGAGGTATTTAGAGACAACCTAAGGGTCACTTGTCACACTCCAGCTCCAGGACCACATCTGATGTAAAGTGACTATCAAATAGAGCCttaaatatacttatatatatatatatatatatacacacacacacacacacacacatatacatatatgtgtatatgtgtatatatatgtgtgtgtatatatataaaaattaatttaaaatagcatttctgTATGCAGACTCCTAGGGAGACAATACATAGGGA
Encoded proteins:
- the LOC132520341 gene encoding LOW QUALITY PROTEIN: olfactory receptor 1571-like (The sequence of the model RefSeq protein was modified relative to this genomic sequence to represent the inferred CDS: inserted 1 base in 1 codon; deleted 1 base in 1 codon; substituted 1 base at 1 genomic stop codon) codes for the protein MRTVLPGNLPLGSLLHPRTRKVPGKRQTPDGQRGCFIQTXSKVSSYEGCITQIYFLTFFAVLDIFRLTLMACDHSVAICHPLHCTVVMNRWYCGPLVLMSWIMSVLNSLLQSLTTLRLSFCTNVEIPHFFCELSQMIQLGCXDTLLNNILMHFAAVLLGGGPVFGIFCSYSKIISSIRGISSAQGKYKAFSTCWRHPGESWHCRPQQPGIPNGCVEHSPSEPECVYCSRSYLSEQVVSRPHTLHPPTLRISITV